A window of Candidatus Nomurabacteria bacterium genomic DNA:
GTCCAGATCAGCTTTTTCAAGTAATTGTTCAACATGTGAGGTTTTCTCATCAAACAATTTGTATTGTACTTCGGGTTTCTGGATCACTCTTTCTACAGATCCTTTCTTATCAATATCACCACCTAATTGAACATCCAAACCTCTTAAGATCTCATTGGCTCTATTCACAACCTCTTTAGGTAAACCAGCCATCTGAGCGACATAGATACCATAGCTCTTATCTGTTCCACCTCTTACGATCTTCCTCATAAATATCACTTCTTCTCCCGATTCCTGTACCTCTACATTGAAATTTGCAACGATCCCGGGCCACTCCTGTTCAAGCACAGTTAGTTCATGATAATGAGTCGCAAACAATGTTCGTGCTTTGATACTACTTACCAAAAATTCAACTAATGCCCATGCAATGCTCACTCCATCATAGGTACTAGTTCCTCTACCTACCTCGTCGAGAATTATCAGACTTTTTTCAGTTGCATTGTTCAAAATATTTGCAGACTCCTCCATTTCGACCATAAACGTACTTCTTCCCTGAGCAAGATCATCACTTGCTCCAACCCTAGAAAAGATCCTATCTGTGACAGATATATCTGCTTGCTTAGCAGGAACAAATGAACCGATCTGACTCATGAGGACAATTAGAGCAACCTGTCGTATATAGGTCGATTTACCCGACATATTGGGTCCTGTGATGATGATCATCCTTTCGCTTTCAACACTCATCGCCGTATCGTTTGAAATGAATGTATCTTCAACTAGTCTCTCGATCACTGGATGCCTACCCGAAACGATATTGATTGGTGATCCGTTCGAACCATGCTCGTAAAGGGTAGGGCGAACATAGTCATATGAAGAAGCTACATAGGCAAATGATTGGATTACGTCAAGCTCTGAAAGTGCAACTGCACAGAGTTTGAGGTCATCAATATACTGGAGCAATTCTGTTCTGAGCTTATTAAATTCTGCTAATTCTATTGAGTTGATACGCTCTTGTGAATTCAGGATAAGGTCCTCTTTGATCTTTAATTCTTCTGTGATGTATCTCTCAGAATTTACTAATGTTTGTTTTCGAATATACTCTTGGGGTACTTTATCGACATGTGTTTTGGTCACCTCGATAAAATATCCAAATACCTTATTGAACCGGACTTTTAGAGATGGTATCTGGTGTTTCTCGCGCTCGGACTTCTCTAATTCCTTTAACCAGTCCTTACTTCCTGTAGTTAACTCTCTTATATCATCAAGCTCTTTATTTGTACCAGCTTTGATAAATCCTCCTTCACTGATATTTGCAGGTGGGTCATCCTTGATACTCTGATCTATTATTTCGACAACTTTATCAAGCTGAGCCCTTTTAACCCCTCTAGAAAAGGCTTTAAGTGTCGACCTTTGGTTTTTCAATTGATCCTCCAAAGTCGCTGTTCTTTCAAGTGATAATTGTAGAGCTTTCAGATCTCTTGGATTAACCCTGTTCAACCCGATCTTTCCAACAATACGCTCGATATCATTTATCTCTGCCAAGATTGCTCGTACCTCAGAAAGTTCAGTAGGTGAAGAGAATAGCTCATCTACCCGCTCACTCCTTTCCAAAATACTTTCTCTATCAACCAAAGGATTTAGGATCCAGCTATGCAATCTCCTATTACCCATCGGTGTAAGTGTTTCATCTAAGATACCCATGAGACTGTGAGTTTTTGAACCGGTTTGAGAGTTTCGAAGCAGATCCAGATTACGGATCGTAGAAATATCAAGGATCATTTTATCGTCAAAAGAGACTAATTTGGGATTGGATATATGCTCGGGTCTACTTTTTTGGGTGTCCTCAATGTAGTCAAGGATAGTATAAAGCGCTTCAAGCAGTACGATATCATCAGATATCCCCAATCCGTCTATACCTCTTATCCCGAAAAAGGATGCAATCCGATCCTTCAGTTCCTTTTTATTCTTAGGTAGACTCCCAAATATCTGAATATTTTCGAAATTCAATTTTAGTATATTCTCATCCTCTGATAGGATTACTTCGGCAGGGTCTAGGGATGAGATGACATGTTCCACTGATCGCTGATCATAATTAGTTCGACTTACCTTCAACTCACCTGTAGATATATCACAATATGATATACCTAAATGATTGCCATTAGTGCGTAAGCACAATAGATACGGATTTCTCTCCTGGGTAGCTAGATCACCATCTAATGTTCCGGGTGTTACAACTCTAGTCACACCACGTTTGACTATCCCTTTAGCGAATTTCGGGTCCTCCAACTGTTCAACAACGACTGCACACTCCCCGGCTTGTACGATCTTTGGTAAATACTGGTCAATTGCGTGATGAGGAAAACCAGCTAGTGGAGTAGGGTCGCTATTTTTATCCCGAGTGGTTAATGTTATATTCAGTATCTTTGAGGCTTTAACTGCATCATCCCCAAAAGTTTCGTAAAAATCACCCATCCTAAATAACAGGATCTTGTCTGGGTATTGCTTCTTGAAGCTGTTGTATTGCCTCATCATAGGCGTTTCCTTCATGCTGTGAGTATAGCATATAAGAAATTCAGGAGGACATAGATCAGAGGTGTAGTAGCAAGGTCATTCCATGCTCAAGATCATTTTCGCCTCTTCGTCAGCTACGAATTGCTTCATCCTTTTTGCGTATTCTGGCGATACTATTATGCCGTTGACTCCTGATCTAACGCAGTTCTTGACGAGAGAAACATTATCATCTGTGACTACTGAGACTTTTATTCTTGAATCCTTTAATTTCTCAAGTAACTCTGAGATG
This region includes:
- the mutS gene encoding DNA mismatch repair protein MutS; its protein translation is MKETPMMRQYNSFKKQYPDKILLFRMGDFYETFGDDAVKASKILNITLTTRDKNSDPTPLAGFPHHAIDQYLPKIVQAGECAVVVEQLEDPKFAKGIVKRGVTRVVTPGTLDGDLATQERNPYLLCLRTNGNHLGISYCDISTGELKVSRTNYDQRSVEHVISSLDPAEVILSEDENILKLNFENIQIFGSLPKNKKELKDRIASFFGIRGIDGLGISDDIVLLEALYTILDYIEDTQKSRPEHISNPKLVSFDDKMILDISTIRNLDLLRNSQTGSKTHSLMGILDETLTPMGNRRLHSWILNPLVDRESILERSERVDELFSSPTELSEVRAILAEINDIERIVGKIGLNRVNPRDLKALQLSLERTATLEDQLKNQRSTLKAFSRGVKRAQLDKVVEIIDQSIKDDPPANISEGGFIKAGTNKELDDIRELTTGSKDWLKELEKSEREKHQIPSLKVRFNKVFGYFIEVTKTHVDKVPQEYIRKQTLVNSERYITEELKIKEDLILNSQERINSIELAEFNKLRTELLQYIDDLKLCAVALSELDVIQSFAYVASSYDYVRPTLYEHGSNGSPINIVSGRHPVIERLVEDTFISNDTAMSVESERMIIITGPNMSGKSTYIRQVALIVLMSQIGSFVPAKQADISVTDRIFSRVGASDDLAQGRSTFMVEMEESANILNNATEKSLIILDEVGRGTSTYDGVSIAWALVEFLVSSIKARTLFATHYHELTVLEQEWPGIVANFNVEVQESGEEVIFMRKIVRGGTDKSYGIYVAQMAGLPKEVVNRANEILRGLDVQLGGDIDKKGSVERVIQKPEVQYKLFDEKTSHVEQLLEKADLDNLTPLQALELLVKLKGSLGSKQVKP